GGATTTACCGTGGTTTCTGGTCCCAACGGTTCCGGAAAATCCAATATACTAGACTCATTATTATTCTGCTTAGGACTTTCAGGTTCTAAGGGAATGCGTGCAGATAGACTTCCTGACTTAGTTAATACTACCCAGGTAAGTAAGGGACGTTCCACAGTCGAAGCAAGTGTAACTGTCACCTTTGACTTATCTGATCATGTGCAGGAAGAAGAATTAGAGGTTCCTGTCTCCGTGGTGGAAGTGGAAGAGACGGAAGAAATAGAGGAAGAAGCAAAGGAAGAAGCAGAGGAAGAGAAAAACCGTTACGAAAAAATTCGCGCCATTCCTGGGGGAGAATGGAGTGTGACACGACGGTTACGGGTAACTCCCCAGGGAACCTATACTTCTAATTACTATGTGAATGGAATTTCCTGCACCCTGACAGAATTACATGGAGAGTTGGAGCGTTTGCGGGTGTATCCGGAAGGTTACAACGTAGTGCTTCAGGGGGATGTTACTAGCATTATCTCCATGAATGCGCGGGAAAGACGGGAAATTATCGACGAGTTAGCAGGGGTAGCAGCATTCGACAGAAAAATTCACCAAGCCAAGGATACCCTAGAGGAAGTTCGGGAAAAGGAAGATAGTTGTCGAATTATTGAGACGGAATTACAAGCACAGTGCGATCGCCTATCTCAAGATAAAGCCAAGGCGGAAAAATATCAAAAGTTACGCACAGAATATTTAGAAAAGCAGAAATGGGAAGCCGTTTTATCCTGGCGATCGTTGCAAAATCAGCAGGAAAAACTTTCTACCCAAATCCAAGCAGGAGAAAGACAGCAAGGGGAATTTACTGCGGAATTAACTACCCTCAATCAAAATATTCTCAGTAAAAATACAGAATTAGACCAACTTAACGCCCATGTCAAAGCCCTGGGAGAGGAAGAACTGTTACAAGTACAGGGCATTCTCGCCACCCAGGATGCTGAACGCAAACAGTTAGAGCGTCAACAACAGGAAGTCACAGCTGCCCAGGAAGACACAAGCAGGCGTTTACAGTCAACTCAAGGCGAAATTAGCCAATATCAGCAAAATATTACGAACCTCACCCAGGAAGGAAATACAGCTAGGGAAAATTTTGTCTCCCTCCAAACCCAACGGGATACCGCCCAAGCCAACCTGGAAGCTTCTCGACAAATCGCCACAGAAATAGCTTCCGCTTCCGAAGCCTGGGTACAACAACAAACTGCCCTGAGTCGGCAAATTGAAACCTTACTGCAAACCCTGGAACCCCAACGCACCGAACAAGCTCAACTGGGAGAACGTCACGACCAGCTTCAGCAACAAATTCAGGAGCAAACCCAACTCATTGCCACCCTAGAACCACAGTTAGGGGAAAAGGAAAGAGAATGTCAAGCTTTAGAAACAGAATTTAATAGTTCTGCCGCTCCCATCCAAACCCTTGCAGAAACCCTCGCAGCTACGGAGCAGGAATTACAAGTTCAACAAGACACCCAGAAACGCTTACTCCAGGAACAACGAGACAAGCAACGTCAACTCGATAAATTGGAAGCACAAGCACAAGCACAACAGGAAGTTCAGGGAACAGGAGCCAGTAAGGTCATCTTACAATCAGGTTTACCAGGTGTGTGTGGCTTGGTGGTACAGTTAGGGAAGGTAGAACCCCGTTACCAAATGGCTTTGGAAATTTCCGCCGGGGCGCGCCTAGGGCATATTGTTGTGGAAGATGATAGTATTGCGGCTGCCGGAATTGAGCTATTGAAACAGAAACGGGCAGGTAGGGCAACCTTTTTACCCTTAAATAGAATTCATACACCCAAATTTACCCAGGATGCTACCCTCCGTCTAGCTCAGGGTTTCGTCGGCTATGCAGTCAATTTGGTAGAGTGCGATCGCCGTTACAAAGATGTCTTTGCCTACGTTTTCGGCAGCACAGTAGTATTTGACACCCTAGAACACGCTCGTAAAAACCTCGGTTTATATCGCATTGTCACCCTAGATGGGGAACTTTTGGAAACCAGTGGAGCGATGACAGGGGGAAGCGTCACCCAGCGTTCTGCTTTGCGTTTTGGTAAGGGGGAGAGTGGAGAATCTGAGGAAGTTGTGGGATTAAGAAGGCGCTTGGCAGATATTGAGCGAGTTTTAGAACGTTGCAACGAAGCCTTAACTATCCTAGCTCCGAAAACCAAGGCAATTTCCCAGGAATTAACCGAAGCTCGTCAAAAACGTCGCGAACAGCAATTACAACTGGAACAGTTACAAAAAGACATCAAAACCATTGCCAGTCAGTTAGAAACAGCGCGATCGCAACTCCAACAAAACCAAGAACGCCACACCACCGCCCAATCTCGTCTCGAAATCCTCCACCGGGAATTACCAGGACAGGAGCAGCAATTACAACAATATCGCCAGGAACTTACTGAGCTAGAAGCCTCCCAAACCCCCCAGGAATGGCAACAAATTCAGGCACAAATTAAACAGCAAGAGCAACAATTGCAACAACAGGAAATTCTCCTCCGGGAAGCTGCCCAACGCATTAGTAACCAGGAGAATCAACAGCAGAGGTTACAGGAAAAAATTCAAGAAGCAGAGCAAAGAATTATTGAGTATGAAAAATTGCGAGTCAATCAGCAAAATCATCTAGAAAGTTTAAACTCCCAATATTCCACCCTGACAAACCAAATCACCCAGACAAGGCAACGTCTGACAGAGATGGAAGGTAAACTAGGGGAAGAAAAACAAAAGCGCGATCGCCTAGAAGCAGAATTGCGCTCCGACTTACTGCGTCAACAACAACTGGAATGGGAACTTGAAAAGCTGCAAGAAACCCAAACCAAGCACCGAGAAGAACTCCTCACCGTGCAAACCCAACTCCAAACCGTTTCCGCAGAGCTACCTTCCCCCCTCCCCCCAGTCCCCGACAAGGTAGACTTAGAAGAACTCCAAAAAGAACTCCGCAGCCTTGCCAAGCGTCTCCAAGGGATGGAACCAGTTAATATGCTGGCACTAGAACAATTTGAACGCACCCAGAAACGTCTCGAAGAACTTAGTCAAAAATTACAGACATTAGAAGCCGAACGCACGGAACTATTGTTAAGAATTGAAAACTTTACCACCCTACGACAACACGCATTCAAAGAAGCATTCGACGCAGTCAATGAGAACTTCCAATCGATTTTTGCCACCCTTTCCGAAGGTGACGGCTATTTACAATTAGACAACCCAGAAGACCCCTTTAGTAGCGGTTTAAACCTAGTTGCCCATCCCAAGGGTAAACCAGTACAACGCCTAGCTTCCATGTCAGGAGGCGAAAAATCCCTCACAGCTCTCAGTTTTATCTTCGCCCTGCAAAGATACCGCCCCTCCCC
The Calothrix sp. 336/3 DNA segment above includes these coding regions:
- the smc gene encoding chromosome segregation protein SMC; this translates as MVHIKRVELTNFKSFGGTTAVPLLRGFTVVSGPNGSGKSNILDSLLFCLGLSGSKGMRADRLPDLVNTTQVSKGRSTVEASVTVTFDLSDHVQEEELEVPVSVVEVEETEEIEEEAKEEAEEEKNRYEKIRAIPGGEWSVTRRLRVTPQGTYTSNYYVNGISCTLTELHGELERLRVYPEGYNVVLQGDVTSIISMNARERREIIDELAGVAAFDRKIHQAKDTLEEVREKEDSCRIIETELQAQCDRLSQDKAKAEKYQKLRTEYLEKQKWEAVLSWRSLQNQQEKLSTQIQAGERQQGEFTAELTTLNQNILSKNTELDQLNAHVKALGEEELLQVQGILATQDAERKQLERQQQEVTAAQEDTSRRLQSTQGEISQYQQNITNLTQEGNTARENFVSLQTQRDTAQANLEASRQIATEIASASEAWVQQQTALSRQIETLLQTLEPQRTEQAQLGERHDQLQQQIQEQTQLIATLEPQLGEKERECQALETEFNSSAAPIQTLAETLAATEQELQVQQDTQKRLLQEQRDKQRQLDKLEAQAQAQQEVQGTGASKVILQSGLPGVCGLVVQLGKVEPRYQMALEISAGARLGHIVVEDDSIAAAGIELLKQKRAGRATFLPLNRIHTPKFTQDATLRLAQGFVGYAVNLVECDRRYKDVFAYVFGSTVVFDTLEHARKNLGLYRIVTLDGELLETSGAMTGGSVTQRSALRFGKGESGESEEVVGLRRRLADIERVLERCNEALTILAPKTKAISQELTEARQKRREQQLQLEQLQKDIKTIASQLETARSQLQQNQERHTTAQSRLEILHRELPGQEQQLQQYRQELTELEASQTPQEWQQIQAQIKQQEQQLQQQEILLREAAQRISNQENQQQRLQEKIQEAEQRIIEYEKLRVNQQNHLESLNSQYSTLTNQITQTRQRLTEMEGKLGEEKQKRDRLEAELRSDLLRQQQLEWELEKLQETQTKHREELLTVQTQLQTVSAELPSPLPPVPDKVDLEELQKELRSLAKRLQGMEPVNMLALEQFERTQKRLEELSQKLQTLEAERTELLLRIENFTTLRQHAFKEAFDAVNENFQSIFATLSEGDGYLQLDNPEDPFSSGLNLVAHPKGKPVQRLASMSGGEKSLTALSFIFALQRYRPSPFYAFDEVDMFLDGANVERLAKMIKQQAQQAQFIVVSLRRPMIESAERTIGVTQARGAYTQVLGIKLQSSHTSA